The Ruania halotolerans genome contains the following window.
TGGACGTGACTGAGTTGCTGCATACCGTGGAGTGCGTGGCAGCGCCACCGATCCGGATCGCACCCGAGACGGTGGGGTGCACCGAGGTGTTCTACGCCCCGGTGGACGACTTCGAGCTCTCCGTGGCCACGCTCACGGGTGGTGCAGGTGAGTGGCTGCGCGGGCGGGGTCCGCGGATCTTGCTTGGACTGTCCGGCGCGATCACGGTGAGCGCAGACGGCGCCGAACGGATCCTCCGCCAGGGAGAGAGCCTCTTCCTCGGGGCGGGAGAGTCGCCAGTGGCGCTCTCCGGAGCGGGCCGGCTGGTGCAGGCCGGCGTGCCCTGACCACGCGAGGTACTCAGCCGATGGGCTGAGCCGACTCCTGCGCGGCGATGCGGTCGACATCCGCATCAGGATCGGCGAGTAGGACGATGGACCCACCGCTCGACCAGGTTCGGACCATGGCCCGGAGCATCTGCGCCACCTCGGCGGGGTTCGATGCACCGGGCCTGGCCACCCGGAGGAGCGTGCGCTCTGCGGGGGCCTCGGCAATGGACTCCTCAAGCAGATCGTGGACCATGCCGCCAGACGCCAATCTCGCTCCGGGGGAGGGGACCGGTTGGATAAGCAGATCCGGGTGACTCATTGCCTCGGAAGCACCGTCGACCACACCGGGCGGCACGTCGTCGGTGGTCATGGCCAGAGCCGGGAGGGCGATCATGATCACCACCTCGGCCTCGCTGGGCGAGGCGATCCGGGATGTCACCAGTATATCGGCCTCGGGCTGCTCGTCGAGGGTGAGGGAGGCGCCGCACGCCCAGCTGGCCAGGGCCCAGACGGCGGCCCTCCAGTGCGCCGGTAGGTCCAGTCGCACGGTGGTGCCGGTGTGGACATCGGCCTCATCGGCCAACAGGTTCGCGGCCTTGGCCACCCAGGTGCCCAGGACACGGCCGGTGAGTTCGACCCGCTCGGCCTCGGGGCCGTACCAGGTGAGCCGGGGCTGTCCGGGCTCATGGGCCCAGCGGTCGAGGAGGGGAGCGAGATG
Protein-coding sequences here:
- a CDS encoding TIGR03089 family protein; protein product: MPHLAPLLDRWAHEPGQPRLTWYGPEAERVELTGRVLGTWVAKAANLLADEADVHTGTTVRLDLPAHWRAAVWALASWACGASLTLDEQPEADILVTSRIASPSEAEVVIMIALPALAMTTDDVPPGVVDGASEAMSHPDLLIQPVPSPGARLASGGMVHDLLEESIAEAPAERTLLRVARPGASNPAEVAQMLRAMVRTWSSGGSIVLLADPDADVDRIAAQESAQPIG